The following nucleotide sequence is from Sander vitreus isolate 19-12246 chromosome 11, sanVit1, whole genome shotgun sequence.
aaatgtaataaaacacccaaaattctatGAAAGTAGTGATCTGATCCTTAATTTGACTTGAGAACAGTGTTGTATGGAATAACCCATGTTATGTTTGGGTTTGCtcgaaagaaacccaaatttctgatctagaaactttgaaaacgggtcaaatttgactcaAGGACAACAGTCATCAATAATCTGAACGTGTAGCACCACACTGTATTACACTCTGTAAGTCTCCTTGTACCTCTACAAAACAATAATGAATTTTGAAAAGACATCTTTAAAAAGTTCACATTTTATTGTGCTTTAAACAAGAGTTTAGGCCCTGTCTACTTAAACCATCTACATTCTTGCCCTAAAAATTGGAAAGGTCCATATAATCACAAATAGTCATGGTTGATTGTTTCGTTTTCATCACAGGCTACCTTTACTCTAAAGGAAACAGGTTAAGGTAAATGGTCGAGTGGAAAACTGTGTATAAAGGCCACAGTAACCACAATGCGAACAAAGGTAGTCCCACCTCTTACACTGCACACGCTCACATAATGGTCTGACTTCTATCTCGTGTTTTTTCCTGGCCAAAATTAATTTGATGGTTTTTGAAAAGACAGACTTGCTTGTTGGCATTTTACCTGATaacatgcttgttttttttttttttgcagttttttttttatttagtgagGTTATGAACAAACTGATTCTTTTGAAGCACTGTACTGATAAGCTAAGCCCTTTCCTGCTGGAGGTTTTCCTTTGATACTTTGTGGATTTCTGGTATGACATCTGGGGGTATATTAGAAATCTATTTAAGCCATTGATATTAGTTCttgagtttttatttaatttttaaaccTTAAACAACCAACAAATGAGCATCTACTGCAGAACATGCCATTGGGGGTTAAATGATATACTTAGCCACACACTTGGTCTGGGAATGTGGAATGCTGTGTGATTAACCCTTGACACATGTATCTTTTTGATAAACTGTCATGGCTTGAGTCATTTAAACGCACGGGGTGGATAAGAGCAGCAATGGCTTTTTCAAAGGAGCTGGTAAGCCTTATACTGCATATGCCATTATGTCTGCTGACCATTAGATGGAGTTATAAGCATTTAGTGTTCACAAAATACACTTGACTTTTGTTGTGAAGTTGAAGGCATTTGCCATTATTGCTTACTGCTAAGTCCTATGGAGAAGACCTTAGCATAGCTATTGTTTATAAGCATCTCATCTCACGTTCAAAAACATCTTATAAATTCTAGTCAGCACTTTAAAAAAGGTTGTAGTTTCAATTGTAGTGCTTCATGGTCCTTTTAGGACTTTCAAATacgtcattgaaatatgtttgcACTCTCAGGAAGTGGTTTGTATGGCCCTCAGTCAGACAGAGGCAGCATGGCATGTTACTATGGTTACAATGGAGGAAATGATGCTCACATAGGGTTATGAGCAGGTATGCAACAGTTTGTGGATTGTGTAGTTTTTAGGTTATCTCGTTTCTGGCCTAAATGGATCAATATAAAAGTGATACTGGAACAGATGGTTGTCTAGTTGGGCAGGGGTGATAGCAATCCTCATCTTTTTGTGCACCCTGATATCTTGCAGTTTTTAGTTATGGAGAGGAAGTCACAGGGTTAGACAGACAATACACTCCCACAAGTCCTTTGAACAGGTGGAGCTGGAACAGGCTTTGATGTTTCCAGTATTATGTTGGACCGGGACTGGTTATGAAGAATTACACTTTCTCTGTTgccacagaaaaaaaggttttgtggGGCCATATTGAAAAGGCAGATGGCCTTATCAAATTATgtggtttaaaggtcccatggcatgaacatttcactttatgaggttttttaacattaatatgagttcccccagcctgcctatggtcccccagtggctagaaatggtgataggtgtaaacagAGCCCTGgctatcctgctctgcctttgagaaaatgaaagctcagatgggccaatctggaatcttccctttatgacatcataaggggaaagattacctcccctttctctgctctaTTTTGAGTtaataaattgattgattgcaTTTGTGAAAGTGAAATGATGAAAAGGAAAATGTTAGCATATAGAGATACAGTCTTTTCAGTGGCCACTTGTGCAGTTTGTACAAGCAAATTCTTTACAGAAGTTTACACTTTTAAACAGCGCCCATAATAACAAGAAGACATGCCAGGGTTTTCCACCAGCATGACCCCAACCTCTGCAAGGCCGGCAGAGAGGGAAACAGCACAACAAAAGCTGCAGCCACTGTATCGTGATTATAGCACAGACCGTAAAATACCAGTCTGCTGGTGGGGATGACTTCAGTAGTTAGTAAGGAGGGAGCAATAGTCAAACTGAGACTACTACAGCACTTTGAGTTGCCTATTATTAGTAAGCTTTTTTAATGTGCATTTTCCACAATAATAAAGAATAACTAAAAAAGATGCTGCAATAGTAAAAGGGCAGTAATGAAATGTCACCGATGCAGTTTGTGTACAGTGTAACAGTTCGAGGACAAAGATTAATATTTTAGGGCCTGGGACTGTTTCATGAATAAAGTACTATCGACAGACAAAATAGTGTTTAAATTTCAATCTGCAGTTGTCatattaaagaagaaaaaaacaagttgtgCATACAGTGGTGAAGGaaggaagacagaaagaaaaaacaaacaataatacTTATTActtgtactactactactactactattatattacttatatttcattttgagcTAACTGTGGATTTGTCTGCACAGGTCagacaaaatgaaagaaagcaAAATACAAAGATTTGAAGACAAGTTATCACACAGGATGATAATTATTCAGTTTTCGAGCAAAGTGAGATTTTCCGTAAATGACACAGTTGTGTCCTGTGTTCTGGCTCCACCTATAGGCCAAATTTCCTCATTTCTGTCTTGATTTGTAAAGATTTTGCTCCAATAGTGCCATGTATACCCAAGCTGAATTTATTTTATATCCATTCAACAGCTATGGGTGATGACAAACTCGGGGACACATGTTTTCATTTCTCTGCATGCAGTCTGAACGTACAGTATGTTGGGGAGATTCTTCTAGTTAAGGTCAACAAACACAACTTACTCTGAGTGCTGGTAAATTTAATAAAACTCAATGCGGCCCAGGTAGAACCCAAGATGACATAATTTATCTTCAGACCAAGCTGAAGATTCTGCTCACATTGAACACATTTGTTGGCTTCTCTGGACAGGCCACAGGGGCTCCTGGTTGAATTGAAGCTATGATATATCCACAGAGCTTtccctgcttttcttttttttgctagTAGGCAAAGTCAGAGGGAGAAAAATAAAGACTTGTTGACACTCTTCTTGGGTAAGATAATTGGCTGTTAAATAGTGCATCCACATAGCTTTGGTTGACTGCAAACTAACAGCAGCCTGAGGGTCCCAAATAACAACTTTGACTGAAAGGTCACAAGTTCAAACTTTAGCATCACTTAGTAAATAACAGTGAACAGCCATCTGTTTCCCTAATAACAGCCATTGAGTGCTCTCTGATACATTCCTGAATACTACTGCTCACTGGCAGACTACAGCCCCTTTCgcacatgcactgcaaccctgaatttatctagacattaccctgaggagctgtatgtgagaaatGTTACcagtttttttaaacctttaaaacATTTGTTGTAGCCTGTTATAAaagttttacaaaataaatccatgacaaagtaaaaaaaaaaaataataattgtattagctttacagtttgttttccaGAGAGTGGCTCAAAGTCAattattgacacacacacatacacacacacacacacgtacataacACTAGGGTGACATGTCATTGCAGTGTTTCAACCTTCAGTATTTACTTCATTACAGTTTGTAAAAGCTTATGACTGTTGCATTAGAAACACTACTGTTGCTTTTTCTTTGAAGTCCCCTTTCTGCAACACTTACGGGTGCAGAACATGCAGCATTTGAGTGTCACCCACACAACAGTTAGGAGAATAATGACAAAAAAGCCAATGACATCCAGACTATGGTACTGAATCCAGTTCAAGTCATGTGCAGCTACCCTTAAGTGTTCGGCTCCTTTGTGTCTTATGACAAACTCGGTCCAGAAAACAGCCAGGTCCAAAGGCTGAGCAGGACGGTCCAGGTGAATCTGAGACAGCATCACCATCTTCTCTTTGTAACTGGGGAGGAGtcatattttgaaaaaacaaagttaatagGATGATCTTCAGTTTCGATCATCACAATGTCTAATCGTATATCCTCATGGACTACATTTGTACAACTTTTTACACTataaaatgtagaaaataaaatgcaaaacatgAATGTCAATATAAAGATAGGTTGCCTTCTAACAGCAAAAGTAATAACAAATTGGTACAGCTTATTAAATGCACCCTGACAAATAAATGTTCATAATATGAATGCAGCAGATGTTATAGCATTAGCTACGACTTAGCATATATCAAGTATATTTAAaggatatatataaaaaagtcattatttTAGGGAAGTATTTGTGAAGCTACATGcattataaaatgtgtttaagaaTAAACTAGTAAAAAAGGAAGAAAGCTTCTGCACACATGACAAATGATGACAAAGttctaatttatatttttttcactttatacCCTGTTGTTTTGCCTTGGTGTATaatctttctgtttttgtgttgtgtcttgCTTTATGCTAAGTCGTGTgttgtactttgttttgttgttttctgtctctgacACTTTATGCtaagttttgttttgcttgtgttgtttttttgtattttaaaaagccttttttaacaTCGAAGGCAGGGGACTAtagatgaaaaatagccttttggctaattctggcttTTTTAACCCATGGGAAATCATGTGGTTTATTAATTTGCGCTGTCCCCTtccataaataaactaaactcaaACTCAAACTCAGTCTCCATTGATTTGTTATCTATAGTGGAGGGACATTGACCACAGAAAGTGACTGAAATTGTGCAAAAATAGTTATTTACAAAAATATCCATGTGTTtttagtagggttgggtaccgaaacgcggtgccaatagggcaccggttccgacataaacggtagtaacgagaccgtataagaacgaaaatttcggTTCTTCGTTCCCCTTTTTGGGGAAAGAGGATCTCGTTTTCAGTGTAGCATGCATACATTAATACAATCCAGTTCATTAGTGAAAAAAAGTATGCAGTTATTTAAAAGGTAGATTTCTGACTTTTGTTCGTTTGTATAAACTTGTGGCAATAAAATGGCATTACGCACCGCCGTTTACGTTTAAATAATCGTTTAGCTAcattttgtcggggctgaacgtgccCCATGCAACATTATTGAAAACGCCTGTGTGGGTGGACCATGGGTGTGCAGGTGCTTTacaaatactgaaaataaaacacattattttacaTACTTTATACATAGAATATGAAGTATGTTTGTCAAatttcttttcttccatttttgtCAGTTCCTTGGGTTTTCTAAATGCTGTCTGATTAAAGGTTCCTTGTAGAGTTTTAGACCTCTAGAAGCGTTATGGAGTTGTTGTTTCTAACAGTGGGTCCCCGTTTTGCACTGATCTATAGGTGGTGGTAATGTGCCAAGATATGCAGGAATTCACCAGCAAATACAAGGAAGAAGACTGAAAGCTAGTAATGCTaagtataataaaaacaatgcaggatttaaaatactttaaaaattggctttgttaatgttttttgaGGAGGGAAAATACACTTGTTGCCTTTTCTGACTTTTTACTTTTCCACATACAACTGAGTGACTCTTTAAATAACATAATCCACCTGTCTTACCTTTTGTCATGGATGATTTTATTAAGTGCAGCCAATAGGTTTTCAGTCGTCACATCATACATTCCGAGTTTCTCTGCAACACCGCGGGACACCATGCGATGTACATTGTCCCCTTGGTCCCCAAACAGTGGAAACATCAACATGGGTACAGCATTACAGATACCCTCATAGATACCGTGGGAACCTCCGTGAGTCATTAAGACTTTAGCTTTGGGATGGGCTGAAGagcacaaaaacatacacaattATAGGTCAAGTCCACCACAAATCAATTGCaggtaatgtttaaaaaacatacTTCGATTAGTTTGAATGATATGATTCATTACATGACTCTGTCAAGGATAAAACGATACACACCTAAGAGATCATTCTGAGGTAACCACTTCAAAAGTCTCACATTCTTGGGTACATCTTTAGGTTGGGCTCCAGTGTATCTCCACAGAACCTGAAACAGAAATAATACCTCTTCATTTTTAATGATGTGATGTGCAAACTCTTCATGTAATGAGAGTGTGGCATGTTTACAACAAGGCAAGACGGGGGACAAAGTCCTATGGTTCAAACTAATTAGGGCTTTATCAGGTATATACTGAGTGTGGAAATATCTGCCTAATGTGTACTTATTTGCAGTGCTTGTGTAGTTAGGaacttgtgttttttgtttgaagAGATCAATAACATTCTAATACGAGTAATcagagttttttgttgttgcatgaaCTGATATAGGTTATTGGATTGAATCTAAGTGAAGTCATTTAATCTGTTACGGCTATTGTTACCCTTTGAGGAATTTGCCGAAAGGCATCAAAGAACTGTTTAGCCTTCTCCTCAGGCATGCTGGACACCATTGAGCCCAGAGTAAAGACAATAAAGCCGTCGTCCCCTGAGCCATCCACAAACTCCTCCAAGTCCTGCAGACAGAttggaaaagaaacaaaaatgaattgaaaaaacatttaaaaaaaaaaaattgctcaTAATAAAACGTTAGATGTAGTGTGCAATGAGCAAAGTGCATTAGCTAGATGGAATTAATTTTATCAACATTGCATTCAGCAGAGATCCACCCAGTTAAATAATGTTAGAAGCACAATCTTATTTGTGTTTATGTCAGAAATCCATTTGATCTATTTGATTCCTGTTAACACAACAGGTCCCCTCACTTCTTTACTTAGATTATGCTGGCCATAGTCCACAAATCTGCTTTTCCTGGCTCAGAGTTCACACACTGAATCTTCCAGCAGACAAACCTGTTCTTTCACAAGTTTGTTAGCCAATTGTTGGTAAATCATGATAAACAGTTAATCTTTACAATCTTTTCAGCACCCGTGTTTGTCCCCATATCCAGTTCACAAGTAGAAGTACCTTCTACCATATAAAATGATGACTGAAAGTTAGTATTTGTTGTATAATATTGAAAAATTCCGCAGGTCCCCAAAATGTATAACATATGTAATAGAAATACTAAATTGGTGCTTGTCTACACTCTGCTTGTTTCCTGAAACCTTTTTTACAAGCAGCACTAATGCAGAGATTCTAAATTCCCTGAATCTTTTCCACTTATGATGTTATGtaagtttacaaaaaaaaaactaattgtagTGTGCATTGACTGGTTAAATGCATAATGCACAAGAAAAAAGCTTAGCAAATCAAGTGTTTTCAGTCCTTAAGTCATGGACACAGATATCCAACTAGCCATGTCACAAGAAATCTACAACTAgctgaaaacacatttatttatttattaagttatTTTGAACAAGAAAACAATTACCTATTAACACATCAGGCTTTCTATTACTTTCATCACATAGCTGCTAACTTTGTCAGAGTGTTTTTGCTGAAAAAGTTTACCAATAGCTTAAAAACAATGAGAGCAGAATCTGTGGGTTGTTTAACCGAAATATTGATCTAAAAGAGCTGCAGTATTGAGTAATAATTCTCCATTGGTTCATCACTATGAGCGACCCCTCTCATATTATACAttgcaatacaatacaatgattCAATATAAAACTATTGATTGGTGTATTTTTCTGGTTTTCAGTGTAGTTTTTGTTTCATCAACGTCTACGTCTTTAGCCTGTCTCAACACAAAGACAGTGTATGCTATTTGCCTTAAGTGAATCCAGATGTGATCATACATTCTTTACATACTCACCGCTGGCAGAGGAGCTTTCTTTGCACAATTGATACCTCCAATTAAAACCATGTTTGGCATGAGAGGTCTGGGTCTTTGAAAAGCAAAGTCATATCTGAGAAGCCACATAGCGCCCTGACTAAGAAGGTCCTTGTAGTCCATGTTGTCTCCTAAATAATTGCTGACCAGATCGTCAAAGTGGACATACATTATTCTGCACAAGTAGGACTCCATAATATACATCAACATGTTTTTGACTCTTTGTGGGAAGGTCATGATGTCTGTATTACCAGAATAGGCCACAGGAACGtaggaaggaggagagggacaCTGACTAGCCTTTGCATGCAGCTCACATGGAAGTCCATTCAGGAAATAAACCACTGGAATAGAAAAGACATGAGCCAGAATGGAGCCGCAGGGAAGGAAGGGGTCTGTGAGCACAAGATCGAACCCCCCATCCTTCAGTCGACTCATAAGAGGCTGGTTGTTCAGCAAACTCTTGCAGCCTTTGACCTGCAATGAAGTAAAGCTAACCAGACGCTGCACATTGATAAACAAATCTGTGAATTCCGGTGGCTTGAGGAACACTCCATCCGCAAGCTCGTTTAGTTTTCCATCCAGTTCAGCTTTGGTAAAGGACACTGGGTAGAACTCTGTCTTGAAGCTGTCTGAACTATTCATCAACAGGCTGTATTCAGGCACCAGCACCAAAACCTCATGGCCCCTTTGGCTCAGCTCCTTCACCAGTATCTTCATGCTAAGCCAGTGACTTCCATCCATAGGCACAACCAGCACCTTCTCCCCCTGAACTGGCCCCAGCCTGAGGCAGCACAGCCAGGCCACCAGCCCCAGTGCAGGAAACCACACCCCGCCGCTCATTGCCTCTTCTCTGTACTGCAAGCTGGCTTGTTGTAAGAGCTAGTGATAGCTGTTGTTAAAAGGTAGCTTTATGTGttgcgtgtgtgagtgagcgAGCAAGCTTTTGTTTAGAATCTGCAGGAAGTTGGGAGGAGGGGGCTATTCTAAAACCACAGGAAGACTGAGTCTGAATGAGATGGGGATTGGGCTAGTACTCTGTTAGTCTCTAGATAATCTCTTATCTCTTCTCTTTTGGGACTTTgcttattttcttttcacttcaTGTCTTTCCTGTCATGTCTTGGTGGATTGCTTTTTAACATATTTACAAATGATAtaatttttacctttttatattGTAAATTGCAATGCCGTTTTGTTATTATGGAATGTGAGGTAGCGCAGACTAAGCATTATAGAAATTGTATGTTTATCCAATGAAATATGTTAACAGAAATAAGTTGAGTGACTTTTGGGATATCagttgtgaaaatatttttctttattattcaTCACGTTAATTGCAATTTTTTCTACttcttatttatctattttctCCAGCAGTGGACTTGCAAGTCATGGTAGCtatgcatgtttgcagcttgtACTACCTACAGATTGGTGCAAAGTCCTTTGTTTACTTTAGgctgctctgtctctccttcccaGAAAAACACATGCGTGCGGGCCATTGCGTGTGCTCTTTttaacctcttttttttttcactcgcTCCAGTCGCACGCGAACCTTTTCCTACAGCCATTGTAAAAACACAGATTGCGTGCAAAGCGTAGTTGGTAGTAGTGTGTTGTAATATGAAACCAACACCCTCCTCTTTGGAGGAATTACATCAGACCAACAATGTAATGTGTGGAATTTTACCCTCGG
It contains:
- the LOC144525075 gene encoding UDP-glucuronosyltransferase-like; the protein is MSGGVWFPALGLVAWLCCLRLGPVQGEKVLVVPMDGSHWLSMKILVKELSQRGHEVLVLVPEYSLLMNSSDSFKTEFYPVSFTKAELDGKLNELADGVFLKPPEFTDLFINVQRLVSFTSLQVKGCKSLLNNQPLMSRLKDGGFDLVLTDPFLPCGSILAHVFSIPVVYFLNGLPCELHAKASQCPSPPSYVPVAYSGNTDIMTFPQRVKNMLMYIMESYLCRIMYVHFDDLVSNYLGDNMDYKDLLSQGAMWLLRYDFAFQRPRPLMPNMVLIGGINCAKKAPLPADLEEFVDGSGDDGFIVFTLGSMVSSMPEEKAKQFFDAFRQIPQRVLWRYTGAQPKDVPKNVRLLKWLPQNDLLAHPKAKVLMTHGGSHGIYEGICNAVPMLMFPLFGDQGDNVHRMVSRGVAEKLGMYDVTTENLLAALNKIIHDKSYKEKMVMLSQIHLDRPAQPLDLAVFWTEFVIRHKGAEHLRVAAHDLNWIQYHSLDVIGFFVIILLTVVWVTLKCCMFCTRKCCRKGTSKKKQQ